In one window of Mercurialis annua linkage group LG4, ddMerAnnu1.2, whole genome shotgun sequence DNA:
- the LOC126677328 gene encoding cysteine-rich receptor-like protein kinase 44: MDHSKLFILSVIAWNLSYMVRITIADAGINLLNQGCSIYNVSTPSNFNSNLNATFRDLRTQINGGKLFATAEQLSGADVVHAMIQCRDYMSTSECVSCFSAASTQIRNCSAVNGGRVVYDGCFLRYERNDFYGETTRDANREYCGNRTTKSPPTAFQAAVEGLLKDLQIATPKITNFFATSKREVTGANNVSVYATAQCVHTIDMAGCLACMQVAYANIQRCPPNADGRAIDSGCFMRYSATPFFADNQTLNLGPFLKTESSSSKAPLIGGVAGGVGLIVLLIVLVVWFKVLRKKNAPRGDILGATELRGPVNYSYNDLKSATKNFTEENKLGEGGFGDVYKGTLKNGKIVAVKKLALSQSRRAQADFVSEVTLISNVHHRNLVRLLGCCSKGPELLLVYEYMANSSLDRFLFGNKQGSLTWKQRFEIILGTAQGLAYLHEEFHVCIIHRDIKPNNILLADDFQPKIADFGLARLLPDNQTHLSTKFAGTMGYTAPEYAIHGQLSEKVDTYSYGIVVLEIISGRKSSEMLVDPGSDYLLKSAWKLYANGMHQELVDKSLDPNEYEVEEVKRIVEIALMCTQSSPALRPTMSEVIILLKSKGSLQHRPPTRPPFLEPDERVVIHDDRSTSTASSASNATASITQVSGR, from the exons ATGGATCATTCCAAGCTTTTTATACTATCAGTTATAGCTTGGAATTTAAGTTACATGGTCAGAATTACAATTGCAGACGCAGGAATCAACTTGTTAAATCAAGGTTGCAGCATCTATAATGTCTCCACTCCATCAAACTTCAACTCCAATCTGAATGCTACGTTCAGAGACTTGCGCACGCAGATCAACGGCGGCAAACTTTTCGCGACGGCGGAGCAGTTAAGTGGGGCGGATGTTGTTCATGCTATGATCCAGTGTAGAGATTATATGTCTACTTCTGAGTGTGTATCGTGTTTTAGTGCTGCTTCTACCCAAATCCGTAATTGTTCCGCCGTTAATGGTGGTCGTGTCGTCTATGATGGTTGCTTCCTCAG GTATGAAAGAAATGATTTCTATGGAGAAACCACTCGAGACGCAAACCGAGAGTATTGCGGGAACCGAACTACGAAATCACCACCAACTGCTTTCCAAGCAGCAGTTGAAGGATTGTTAAAAGATCTTCAAATTGCAACACCaaaaataactaactttttTGCTACCAGTAAAAGAGAAGTGACAGGTGCAAACAATGTGTCAGTATATGCGACGGCGCAATGCGTGCATACCATAGATATGGCAGGCTGCTTAGCTTGTATGCAAGTAGCATATGCCAACATTCAAAGATGTCCTCCTAATGCGGATGGTAGGGCTATTGATTCTGGGTGTTTCATGAGGTATTCTGCTACACCATTTTTTGCTGATAACCAGACTTTAAATCTCGGACCATTCTTGAAAACAG AAAGTTCAAGTTCAAAGGCACCTCTTATTGGAGGTGTAGCTGGAGGGGTAGGTTTGATTGTGCTGCTTATTGTGCTTGTTGTTTGGTTTAAGGTTTTAAGGAAGAAAAATGCTCCTAGAG GCGACATACTGGGGGCAACCGAATTGCGAGGCCCTGTAAATTACAGTTACAATGACTTAAAGTCGGCAACTAAGAATTTCACAGAAGAAAATAAACTAGGAGAAGGAGGTTTTGGTGATGTATACAag GGTACTttgaaaaatggaaaaatagtTGCAGTAAAGAAGTTAGCTCTTAGCCAATCACGGAGGGCACAGGCAGATTTTGTAAGTGAAGTCACACTCATCAGTAATGTTCATCACCGGAATCTTGTCCGATTACTTGGTTGTTGTAGCAAAGGACCAGAATTACTTCTTGTGTACGAATACATGGCAAACAGCAGCCTCGATAGATTCTTATTTG GTAATAAACAAGGATCTCTCACTTGGAAACAACGATTTGAGATAATCCTTGGCACAGCACAGGGTCTTGCCTATCTACATGAAGAATTTCATGTATGCATCATTCATCGAGACATTAAACCAAATAATATTCTTCTGGCTGACGACTTTCAACCCAAAATAGCAGATTTTGGGTTGGCAAGGCTATTGCCTGATAATCAGACTCATCTAAGCACCAAATTTGCCGGCACAAT GGGATACACAGCACCTGAGTATGCAATCCATGGACAGTTATCCGAAAAGGTAGATACCTACAGCTATGGCATAGTTGTGCTAGAAATCATCAGTGGCAGAAAGAGCAGTGAGATGTTAGTTGATCCCGGTTCAGATTACCTCCTCAAAAGT GCATGGAAGCTATATGCAAATGGTATGCACCAAGAATTGGTGGATAAAAGCTTAGACCCGAATGAATATGAAGTAGAAGAAGTGAAGAGAATCGTAGAGATTGCCCTGATGTGTACCCAATCATCACCTGCTTTAAGGCCAACCATGTCTGAGGTGATCATTCTGCTCAAAAGTAAAGGTTCCCTACAACATAGGCCACCAACAAGACCTCCCTTTTTAGAACCTGATGAAAGGGTGGTCATCCATGACGATAGGTCGACATCCACTGCATCCTCGGCATCAAACGCCACTGCTTCTATTACTCAGGTATCAGGTCGCTAA